One window from the genome of Bremerella cremea encodes:
- a CDS encoding c-type cytochrome: MASCMVNVVAAKEPGATDPSHFKVADGFNVELLYSVPKDQQGSWVSMCIGPDKNLIVCDQYGKLYSVEVPPPGEKGEVVVTPIDVQIGGAQGLIWAFDSLYVVVNSGQFPSGLHRVTDSNGDGKLDKVTELRKLNGGGEHGPHAIMVHPDGKNLVIVCGNQTDLTKIDSSRVPQVWDEDLVLPRIFGRGFMRDKMAPGGYICKIDPEGKNWEVLATGFRNEYDAAFNRDGELFTYDADMEWDLNTPWYRPTRICHVVSGAEFGWRNGSGKWPEYYEDSAPGLVDIGPGSPTGVTFGYGADFPQKYQDAFYACDWSYGKLYAVHLEPNGATYKGTPEEFITGTPLPLTDIVVNPHDKAMYFTVGGRKTQSGLYRVTYTGDKAQEAVAETGLTDAQKLRRELEKLHVTQDAAGLDLALQNLGSEDRFLRQAARIGLEHHNPAQWQDKALELNDTYSVIETAIALARVGDDSLRNKLLDKLDAIDYASATKQQKLGLLRAYELVLIRMGDDAEVRDRYLKRLEPLLPAESPEENRMLAELLVRLQSPTAAPKLVALLEASPTQEEQIELAKSIRLLKAGWTDELQERYFKWFHKAASYRGGASFDLFVQDIKKEAVDNLSDKRKQELASVLEFKPQSSAPSFSGKPRTLVKKWTVEDLAGIVEPGNLKQRNFDKGQQLFAEASCFACHRFAGQGGAIGPDLTALSGRFSPRDILESVILPSKQVSDQYQAIKALTDDGKVVVGRIVNLNGDNIAINTNMLDPNAITNVNRNHLEEIVPSEQSMMPEGLLDNFTEEEIKDLMAYMLSRGDRENEMFAK; encoded by the coding sequence ATGGCAAGCTGTATGGTTAATGTCGTCGCAGCCAAAGAGCCAGGTGCGACCGACCCTTCTCATTTCAAGGTTGCTGACGGATTCAATGTCGAGCTACTGTACTCGGTTCCTAAGGATCAACAGGGCTCTTGGGTCAGCATGTGTATCGGCCCAGATAAGAATCTGATTGTCTGCGATCAGTACGGCAAACTGTACTCGGTCGAGGTGCCACCCCCAGGAGAAAAAGGGGAAGTCGTTGTCACGCCGATCGATGTACAGATTGGTGGGGCCCAAGGTTTGATCTGGGCTTTTGACAGCTTGTATGTGGTGGTCAACAGTGGGCAATTTCCCAGTGGTTTGCACCGTGTCACCGATAGCAATGGTGACGGCAAGCTCGACAAAGTCACCGAACTGCGAAAGCTGAACGGTGGGGGAGAGCACGGCCCACATGCGATTATGGTTCACCCGGATGGAAAGAACTTGGTGATTGTTTGCGGTAACCAGACCGACTTGACCAAGATCGATTCCTCGCGAGTGCCGCAAGTTTGGGACGAAGATCTCGTGTTGCCTCGCATCTTCGGACGTGGCTTCATGCGGGACAAGATGGCCCCAGGGGGTTATATCTGCAAGATCGACCCAGAAGGTAAGAATTGGGAAGTATTGGCAACCGGTTTCCGCAACGAATACGACGCCGCGTTCAACCGTGATGGCGAGCTATTCACCTACGATGCCGACATGGAATGGGATTTGAATACCCCTTGGTATCGACCGACGCGTATTTGTCACGTCGTTAGCGGGGCTGAATTTGGCTGGCGTAATGGTTCGGGCAAGTGGCCTGAATACTACGAGGACAGCGCACCAGGCTTGGTGGATATTGGTCCTGGTTCTCCGACCGGAGTGACGTTTGGATATGGAGCCGACTTCCCGCAGAAGTATCAAGACGCCTTTTACGCGTGTGATTGGAGCTACGGCAAGCTCTACGCCGTCCATCTTGAGCCCAACGGAGCAACTTACAAAGGTACGCCTGAAGAGTTCATTACCGGGACACCGTTGCCGCTGACGGATATTGTCGTTAACCCGCACGACAAAGCGATGTACTTCACCGTTGGTGGTCGTAAAACGCAATCAGGTTTGTATCGGGTTACCTACACCGGTGACAAAGCGCAAGAAGCCGTCGCAGAGACGGGCCTGACCGACGCGCAGAAACTTCGCCGCGAACTTGAAAAACTGCATGTTACCCAGGATGCTGCCGGTCTCGACTTGGCATTGCAGAATTTGGGAAGCGAAGATCGATTCCTCCGTCAAGCGGCACGAATCGGTTTGGAACACCACAATCCTGCCCAGTGGCAAGATAAAGCACTGGAACTGAACGACACCTATTCCGTGATCGAAACAGCCATCGCATTGGCCCGCGTCGGAGACGATTCGCTACGTAATAAGTTGCTGGATAAGCTCGATGCCATCGATTACGCCTCTGCCACCAAGCAGCAAAAACTTGGTTTGCTGCGTGCTTATGAACTCGTGCTCATACGAATGGGGGACGACGCAGAAGTGCGAGATCGCTACTTGAAGCGACTTGAACCGTTGCTGCCCGCCGAATCTCCGGAAGAAAACCGGATGTTGGCCGAATTGTTGGTTCGCTTGCAGTCGCCAACTGCTGCCCCGAAACTGGTGGCCTTGTTGGAAGCCTCGCCGACTCAGGAAGAGCAAATCGAATTGGCCAAGAGCATTCGCTTGCTCAAAGCTGGTTGGACCGACGAATTACAAGAACGCTATTTCAAATGGTTCCACAAGGCTGCCAGCTACCGTGGTGGTGCCAGCTTCGATCTTTTTGTCCAGGACATTAAGAAGGAAGCTGTGGATAACCTTTCCGACAAACGGAAGCAGGAATTGGCCTCGGTCCTCGAGTTCAAACCTCAGTCCAGCGCGCCGAGCTTTAGCGGCAAGCCACGTACGTTGGTCAAGAAGTGGACGGTGGAAGACTTGGCTGGTATCGTCGAGCCAGGCAACCTTAAACAACGCAACTTCGACAAGGGACAACAGTTATTTGCCGAAGCAAGTTGCTTTGCCTGCCATCGTTTTGCCGGCCAAGGTGGGGCGATTGGTCCCGACCTGACAGCTCTCTCTGGCCGCTTTAGCCCGCGCGACATCCTGGAATCGGTGATCTTGCCCAGTAAGCAGGTAAGCGACCAATACCAGGCCATCAAAGCGTTGACCGATGACGGCAAAGTGGTTGTTGGGCGAATTGTGAACCTGAATGGCGACAACATCGCGATCAACACGAACATGCTCGATCCCAACGCGATCACCAACGTCAATCGCAATCACCTGGAAGAGATTGTGCCGTCTGAGCAATCGATGATGCCAGAAGGTCTGCTTGATAACTTCACCGAAGAAGAAATCAAGGATCTCATGGCCTACATGCTTTCGCGTGGTGACCGCGAGAATGAAATGTTCGCCAAATAG